A stretch of DNA from Micromonospora peucetia:
CCGCCCCAGCATGCCGGAGCAGCGCTCCGGCCAGGACCCTTACCTGCGGGTGAGCGACCTGCGGGTCCGCTTCGACACCGAGGACGGCGTGGTGCGCGCCGTCGACGGGGTGTCGTTCGAGGTGGCCCGCGGACGCACCCTCGGTATCGTCGGCGAGTCCGGCTCGGGCAAGAGCGTCACCTCGCTGGCCATCCTCGGGCTGCACAACGGCAAGCGGGCCGGCATCACCGGGGAGATCTCCGTCGGTGGCCGCCAGCTGGTCGGCCTGCCGGACGAGGAGGTACGCCGGCTGCGCGGCCGGGACATGGCAATGATCTTCCAGGACCCGCTGTCGGCGCTGCACCCGTACTACACGGTGGGCAAGCAGATCGTCGAGGCGTACCGGGTGCACCACCCGAAGGCCGGCAAGCGCGAGGCCCGGCAGCGCGCGGTGGACATGCTGGGCCGGGTCGGCATCCCGCAGCCGGCCCGCCGCTTCGACCAGTACCCGCACGAGTTCTCCGGCGGCATGCGGCAGCGGGCGATGATCGCCATGGCGCTGGTCAACGACCCGGACCTGCTGATCGCCGACGAGCCGACCACCGCCCTGGACGTGACGGTGCAGGCGCAGATCCTCGACC
This window harbors:
- a CDS encoding ABC transporter ATP-binding protein gives rise to the protein MPEQRSGQDPYLRVSDLRVRFDTEDGVVRAVDGVSFEVARGRTLGIVGESGSGKSVTSLAILGLHNGKRAGITGEISVGGRQLVGLPDEEVRRLRGRDMAMIFQDPLSALHPYYTVGKQIVEAYRVHHPKAGKREARQRAVDMLGRVGIPQPARRFDQYPHEFSGGMRQRAMIAMALVNDPDLLIADEPTTALDVTVQAQILDLLADLQAEFHSAIILITHDLGVVSQVADEVLVMYGGRAVEHGSVEQVLRRPQHPYTWGLLSSVPSLHGDADADLVPIRGNPPSLINLPSGCAFHPRCRYADRNGDLSRTEVPELRPAGAPGHLVACHLSADDRTRLYAEDIAHVGVAR